A single region of the Cyanobacteria bacterium FACHB-DQ100 genome encodes:
- the gndA gene encoding NADP-dependent phosphogluconate dehydrogenase, whose product MAQSFGVIGLAVMGENLALNVERNGFPVAVYNRSREKTDAFMEHRAGGKNVKAAYTIEEFVASLERPRKILIMVKAGVPVDAMIEQLKPLLDEGDILIDGGNSLFSDTARRARELEAAKFTFIGMGVSGGEEGALNGPSLMPGGTKSAYEFLEPIFTKIAAQVDDGACVTYIGPGGAGHYVKMVHNGIEYGDMQLIAEAYDLLKNVGGLNHNELHEVFSEWNTTPELNSYLVEITADIFKILDPDTQKPLVDFILDAAGQKGTGRWTVTDALEQGVAIPTIIAAVNARIMSSYKSERIEASQQLSYQSPKFEGDRKLFINAVRDALYCSKICSYAQGMALLNVASQNYGYELNLAECARIWKGGCIIRADFLGKIQSAFIDNPTLPNLLLAPEFKQTILDRQGAWREVIMAAARHGIAVPAFSASLDYFDSYRRNRLPQNLTQAQRDYFGAHTYLRTDKEGVFHTEWTTLAQESASSFSTPQKLVADQPRPHAEDVEIKEVQTNR is encoded by the coding sequence ATGGCACAAAGTTTTGGTGTAATTGGTCTCGCCGTAATGGGCGAGAACCTTGCGTTAAACGTCGAGCGCAATGGCTTTCCCGTCGCTGTCTACAACCGAAGCCGCGAAAAGACCGATGCTTTCATGGAGCATCGAGCAGGCGGAAAGAATGTCAAGGCAGCGTATACGATCGAAGAATTCGTTGCCTCACTCGAACGTCCCCGCAAAATCCTGATCATGGTGAAAGCAGGTGTGCCTGTGGATGCCATGATCGAACAACTCAAACCGCTCCTCGATGAAGGCGACATCCTAATCGATGGCGGTAACTCGCTATTCAGCGACACCGCCCGCCGAGCGCGTGAGCTTGAAGCCGCAAAATTTACCTTTATTGGAATGGGGGTGAGCGGCGGTGAAGAAGGTGCGCTGAATGGTCCGAGCTTGATGCCCGGTGGAACTAAGTCCGCTTACGAATTTTTAGAGCCGATTTTCACAAAGATCGCGGCGCAAGTCGATGATGGGGCTTGTGTAACCTATATTGGCCCGGGTGGCGCAGGTCACTACGTCAAAATGGTTCACAACGGCATCGAATACGGCGATATGCAGTTAATCGCAGAAGCCTATGATTTGTTAAAGAATGTCGGTGGACTCAATCACAACGAACTGCATGAAGTCTTCAGCGAATGGAACACGACTCCAGAACTGAACTCTTATCTAGTCGAAATTACCGCAGATATCTTCAAGATTCTTGATCCCGATACGCAAAAGCCGCTTGTCGATTTCATTCTCGATGCTGCGGGGCAAAAAGGAACCGGACGCTGGACAGTGACCGATGCACTGGAACAAGGCGTTGCGATCCCCACAATCATCGCTGCGGTGAATGCTCGAATTATGTCTTCGTACAAGTCCGAGCGGATCGAAGCCTCCCAGCAATTGAGCTACCAGAGTCCGAAGTTTGAGGGCGATCGCAAGCTTTTCATCAACGCGGTTCGCGATGCGCTCTACTGCTCGAAAATCTGCTCCTATGCTCAAGGGATGGCGCTGCTGAATGTGGCATCTCAGAACTACGGTTATGAGTTGAACTTGGCAGAATGTGCGCGAATCTGGAAAGGCGGTTGCATTATCCGGGCAGATTTCTTGGGCAAAATTCAAAGCGCGTTTATCGATAATCCAACGCTACCGAACTTGCTCCTGGCTCCTGAGTTCAAGCAAACGATTCTCGATCGTCAAGGGGCATGGCGTGAAGTGATCATGGCTGCTGCTCGTCACGGAATTGCGGTTCCTGCATTCAGCGCATCGCTCGACTACTTCGACAGCTACCGCCGCAATCGCTTGCCACAAAACTTAACCCAAGCGCAGCGCGATTATTTTGGCGCACACACCTATCTCCGCACCGACAAAGAAGGCGTATTCCACACGGAATGGACGACTTTGGCGCAAGAATCCGCCTCCAGCTTCTCGACTCCGCAGAAGCTTGTAGCAGACCAACCGCGTCCTCATGCAGAAGATGTTGAGATAAAAGAAGTGCAGACGAATCGTTAG
- a CDS encoding ATP-dependent DNA helicase RecQ produces the protein MARKRSVSIQKLAQTHLGYDDLRPGQEAAIASVLEHCDTLAVMPTGSGKSAIYQLAATRIPGATIVVSPLLALQKDQVESIDKEDIDVGNAAVINSTITASERAEIFDRWHNGKLEFLFLAPEQFNNTDTIEHLQAAPPSLFVIDEAHCISEWGHSFRPDYLRLGTVIEALGHPTTLALTATASPPVREEIIQRLGMNNPRIIVRGFDRPNLRLAVENYDDEAEKQEIFVKRIQQLTKPGIVYVATRKATESLTDALNQVGVRAIAYHAGLKTKEREQAQNAFMSDEAEVIVATTAFGMGVDKSNVRFVLHYNISDSIDSYYQEIGRAGRDGDPANIILFYTPHDLNLRKFFSGGGKLDIDQIIELANIVRQQSEPIHPKALKPLINLSQAKLKITLSHLEFLGVIETLPTGEVNLSKNAPDLTQAAQEVLQAQERKIKVERSRLEMMRSYAEVQDCRRKFLLNYFGDPREELCGNCDNCCAGIAAQQNDSRKPYPLNSRILHKSWGEGTVMRYEGDKIVILFDEVGYKTISLEAALLRGLLQRLNT, from the coding sequence ATGGCAAGAAAACGCTCCGTCTCAATTCAAAAACTCGCTCAAACTCATCTCGGCTACGATGACCTCAGACCCGGACAAGAAGCTGCGATCGCATCCGTCCTAGAACATTGCGATACTCTAGCTGTGATGCCAACCGGATCAGGTAAATCAGCAATCTATCAGCTTGCCGCCACAAGGATTCCTGGAGCAACCATTGTTGTTTCTCCACTGTTAGCGCTACAAAAAGACCAAGTGGAGTCGATCGACAAAGAAGATATTGATGTTGGGAATGCAGCAGTGATCAATTCAACGATCACAGCATCAGAGCGGGCTGAAATCTTCGATCGCTGGCACAATGGCAAGCTTGAATTCCTGTTTCTTGCACCCGAACAATTCAACAATACAGACACGATCGAACATCTACAAGCGGCTCCACCTTCGCTGTTTGTGATTGATGAGGCGCACTGTATTAGTGAGTGGGGACATAGTTTCCGCCCGGATTATCTTCGATTAGGAACCGTGATCGAAGCATTAGGACATCCCACAACATTAGCTTTAACCGCAACTGCATCACCGCCTGTGCGTGAAGAAATCATTCAACGTTTAGGCATGAACAATCCGAGAATTATTGTTCGAGGCTTCGATCGTCCGAATCTGCGCTTAGCCGTTGAGAACTATGATGATGAAGCCGAAAAGCAAGAAATCTTTGTCAAACGCATTCAACAATTAACAAAGCCGGGGATTGTTTACGTTGCGACTCGCAAAGCAACTGAGTCATTAACGGATGCACTGAATCAAGTGGGAGTTCGCGCGATCGCTTACCATGCCGGACTCAAAACCAAAGAGCGCGAACAAGCTCAAAATGCATTTATGTCTGACGAAGCAGAAGTAATTGTGGCAACCACTGCATTCGGCATGGGTGTAGATAAATCGAATGTTCGATTTGTGCTGCACTATAACATTAGTGATTCGATCGATAGTTACTACCAAGAAATCGGACGCGCTGGACGAGATGGTGATCCCGCAAACATTATTTTGTTTTATACGCCTCATGATTTGAACTTACGCAAGTTCTTTTCAGGAGGTGGAAAGCTTGATATCGATCAGATTATTGAGCTTGCTAACATTGTTCGACAACAATCAGAACCCATTCATCCAAAAGCCTTAAAACCCCTAATCAACCTATCTCAGGCAAAGTTAAAGATAACCTTAAGCCATCTAGAATTTTTAGGTGTGATTGAAACGCTTCCAACCGGAGAAGTGAACCTCAGCAAGAACGCACCAGACTTAACACAAGCCGCGCAAGAAGTGTTACAAGCACAAGAGCGTAAGATTAAAGTCGAGCGATCGCGCCTCGAAATGATGCGGAGTTATGCTGAAGTGCAAGACTGCCGCCGCAAGTTTCTCCTGAACTATTTCGGTGATCCCCGTGAAGAATTGTGTGGAAATTGTGACAACTGCTGTGCCGGAATTGCGGCTCAACAAAACGATTCCCGCAAACCCTACCCCCTCAACAGCCGAATCCTGCATAAATCCTGGGGTGAAGGCACGGTGATGCGCTACGAAGGTGACAAAATCGTGATTCTGTTTGACGAAGTTGGCTACAAAACCATCAGCCTAGAAGCCGCACTCCTGCGAGGTTTACTCCAGCGCCTCAATACTTAA
- a CDS encoding SDR family oxidoreductase, translating into MNLKPINQQVVAVVGASSGIGRDAALKFAERGAKVIVAARSQQGLASLVEEIHQRGGEAIAVIADVADYEQVKAIADKAVDRFGRLDTWVHTAATGLFSTFDRITPEEFKRVIDVNMMGQVYGAMVALPHLKKEGRGSLIHITSVEARRSLPYQSPYSASKHGTMGMIDALRLELKHQGYPINVANIMPGVINTPFYTKGKTKLGVKPMATPPFYNASLVTDAILYAAEHPVRDYIVSDVGKVLDVVQRISPGLVDTALLAIGFVSQRTKEEKGEDDPNNLYEAIQEPGYDRVNGDYSNLEIPSFLDHIDKTPLFSLGVLAAAVLGGLAFFGGFNDHS; encoded by the coding sequence ATGAACTTAAAACCGATTAATCAACAAGTTGTAGCAGTCGTTGGAGCTTCTAGTGGTATTGGTCGCGACGCGGCTCTGAAGTTTGCAGAACGGGGTGCTAAGGTCATTGTGGCTGCACGGAGTCAACAGGGCTTAGCAAGCTTGGTCGAAGAGATTCATCAGCGCGGCGGTGAAGCGATCGCGGTGATCGCGGATGTGGCAGATTACGAGCAAGTCAAAGCGATCGCAGATAAAGCAGTCGATCGCTTTGGTCGGCTTGATACTTGGGTTCATACTGCCGCAACCGGATTGTTTTCGACCTTCGATCGCATCACACCCGAAGAGTTTAAGCGGGTGATTGATGTCAACATGATGGGTCAAGTGTATGGAGCAATGGTCGCGTTGCCGCACTTGAAAAAAGAAGGACGTGGATCGCTGATTCATATTACTTCGGTTGAAGCACGTCGATCGCTGCCTTATCAAAGCCCATATTCTGCTTCAAAGCACGGAACCATGGGAATGATTGATGCACTCCGATTAGAGCTAAAGCATCAAGGTTATCCGATTAATGTTGCCAACATTATGCCCGGAGTAATCAATACTCCGTTCTACACTAAAGGCAAGACAAAACTTGGTGTTAAACCAATGGCAACACCCCCTTTCTACAATGCCAGCTTAGTGACGGATGCAATTCTATATGCTGCTGAACATCCGGTTCGCGATTACATTGTCAGCGATGTTGGCAAGGTGTTAGATGTTGTTCAACGGATTTCTCCAGGTTTGGTCGATACTGCATTGTTAGCGATCGGATTCGTTTCACAACGCACCAAAGAAGAAAAGGGCGAGGACGATCCGAACAATCTGTACGAAGCAATTCAAGAACCGGGATACGATCGCGTCAATGGCGACTACAGCAATCTTGAAATTCCCAGCTTCCTCGACCACATTGATAAAACTCCGTTGTTCTCGCTCGGCGTACTTGCGGCGGCTGTTCTCGGCGGATTAGCATTCTTCGGCGGATTCAACGACCATAGTTAA
- a CDS encoding DJ-1/PfpI/YhbO family deglycase/protease encodes MVMDTQPKRVAILIEQGVEDAEFQLPYNALKKAGAEVVVLGSRVNEEYKGKQGKLNIKADATTTESIATDFDAVIIPGGHAPDKMRTNLKTVQFVEDALENGVLVASVCHGPQVLIEGDMLDGVRATGFRAIRKDMQNAGAEFVDEPLVVDDNLITSRRPGDLPIFVTAILQQLNLNIPDTTLPPVSDMDAGWWKLGEEWGGSSRSEIVQALNTAIQGERYSLETFQHYSDNATDDAMKELFQEILQHKQQHIQQLEARLGLFNETPSLPAAVSNLYASVKSFFQNDQTDVEILRRALGDLQTGVVDTYNLRNKLTDPATVEIFDRMEVTLARDEQRIANLYKDRLGDRTPGSPKPSSRPATTGA; translated from the coding sequence ATGGTGATGGACACGCAGCCAAAGCGGGTTGCAATTCTAATCGAGCAAGGGGTTGAAGATGCCGAATTTCAGCTTCCCTACAATGCGCTGAAAAAAGCAGGAGCCGAAGTGGTGGTACTCGGTTCGCGGGTGAATGAAGAATACAAAGGCAAGCAAGGCAAGCTCAACATCAAAGCCGATGCGACGACTACGGAGTCGATCGCAACTGACTTTGATGCCGTCATCATTCCTGGTGGTCATGCACCCGACAAGATGCGGACGAATCTAAAAACAGTTCAGTTTGTCGAAGATGCACTTGAGAATGGTGTGTTAGTTGCCTCGGTCTGTCATGGTCCTCAAGTTCTGATTGAGGGCGATATGTTAGATGGCGTTCGGGCAACTGGATTCCGTGCAATCCGCAAAGATATGCAAAATGCGGGTGCTGAGTTTGTTGATGAACCCTTGGTGGTTGATGACAATCTCATTACCTCTCGTCGTCCGGGTGATCTACCAATTTTTGTGACTGCAATTCTTCAGCAATTAAATCTCAACATTCCCGATACAACATTGCCTCCGGTTAGCGATATGGATGCGGGCTGGTGGAAGCTCGGCGAAGAATGGGGCGGTTCTAGCAGAAGCGAGATTGTGCAGGCTCTGAATACTGCCATTCAAGGAGAGCGCTACAGCTTGGAAACATTCCAGCACTATTCGGATAATGCCACCGATGATGCCATGAAGGAACTGTTTCAAGAGATTTTGCAGCACAAACAGCAACACATCCAACAGTTAGAAGCAAGATTAGGGCTGTTTAACGAAACTCCTTCGCTTCCTGCTGCAGTCAGCAATCTGTATGCCAGCGTCAAATCATTCTTCCAAAATGATCAGACCGATGTTGAAATCTTGCGGCGTGCATTAGGTGATCTACAAACGGGTGTGGTTGATACCTACAATCTCCGCAATAAGCTAACTGATCCAGCAACGGTTGAGATTTTTGATCGAATGGAAGTGACTTTGGCAAGAGATGAGCAGCGAATTGCGAATCTCTACAAAGACCGATTGGGCGATCGCACTCCGGGATCTCCCAAGCCTTCTAGCCGTCCTGCCACAACAGGCGCATAG
- a CDS encoding SRPBCC family protein, with amino-acid sequence METESNKTINSSESQPPSLTDTEKWASIVGGSAMVLFGLQKRSLRGVLTAIAGGSLAYHGATAEKSLTDKVSDAVGLNKAMKVEKTVTINKPAEELYSYWRNFENLPTFMKHVKSITVSEGGKRSHWVANAPLGQEVEWDADLIKDEPNHLIAWASIEGADVDNSGFVRFTPAPGDRGTEVKVVMEYEIAGGRLTAALAKLFGEEPEQQVGDELRRFKQLMEAGEIATTEGQPRCHG; translated from the coding sequence ATGGAAACTGAATCAAACAAAACAATCAATTCTTCTGAATCTCAACCGCCATCGTTGACCGATACCGAAAAATGGGCATCGATCGTCGGCGGTAGCGCAATGGTGCTATTTGGTCTACAAAAACGATCGCTTCGAGGCGTATTGACGGCGATTGCAGGCGGAAGCCTTGCTTATCATGGCGCAACGGCTGAGAAAAGCTTAACCGACAAAGTGAGTGATGCAGTCGGACTCAATAAAGCCATGAAAGTTGAGAAGACTGTCACAATCAATAAGCCCGCAGAAGAGCTTTACAGCTATTGGCGTAACTTTGAAAACTTGCCAACTTTCATGAAGCACGTCAAGTCGATCACCGTGAGCGAAGGTGGCAAGCGATCGCACTGGGTTGCAAATGCGCCCTTGGGTCAAGAGGTCGAATGGGATGCAGACCTGATCAAAGATGAACCGAATCATTTGATTGCTTGGGCATCGATTGAAGGTGCAGATGTCGATAATTCGGGATTTGTGCGGTTTACGCCTGCACCGGGCGATCGTGGGACTGAGGTGAAAGTGGTGATGGAGTATGAGATTGCGGGTGGTCGATTGACTGCTGCTTTAGCAAAGCTGTTTGGTGAGGAGCCAGAGCAGCAAGTTGGAGATGAACTTCGCCGCTTTAAGCAATTGATGGAAGCAGGCGAGATTGCGACCACTGAAGGACAACCTCGCTGTCACGGATAG
- a CDS encoding glutathione-dependent formaldehyde dehydrogenase → MKAVCWHGANDVRVDNVPDPTILNPRDAILKVTATTICGSDLHIYDGYIPSMQPGDIIGHEFMGEIVETGREVKKLKKGDRVVVSSIIGCGQCHFCSHQQWSLCDNSNPGGALQEPIFGYSTAGIFGYSHLFGGYAGAQAEYVRIPFADHGCVKVPDGMTDEQALPISDAFPTGYMGADMCDIKPGDVVAVWGCGPVGLFAIRSAYLLGAEKVIGIDRFPERLAMAKVQCGAEIINYEEVDAGDALKEMTGGRGPDACIDAVGLEAHGTGLMGLYDEVKQSVRLETDRPHILRQMIVACRKGGVISVMGVYAGFIDKLPMGAAFNKGLTFKMGQMHGQRYMPKLIDHVLKGDIDPAFAFSHHMPLTEAKQAYEMFKHKTDKCIKILLKP, encoded by the coding sequence ATGAAAGCTGTATGTTGGCATGGCGCGAATGATGTTCGCGTTGATAATGTCCCTGATCCAACCATTCTGAATCCAAGAGATGCCATTCTCAAAGTAACCGCAACCACCATCTGCGGATCAGATTTACACATCTATGATGGCTATATCCCCTCAATGCAGCCTGGTGACATCATTGGGCATGAATTCATGGGCGAAATCGTCGAAACTGGGCGCGAAGTAAAGAAGCTAAAGAAGGGCGATCGTGTCGTCGTCTCTTCGATCATTGGTTGTGGTCAGTGTCACTTTTGCTCACACCAACAATGGTCGCTCTGTGATAACTCCAACCCAGGTGGCGCACTGCAAGAACCTATATTCGGTTATAGCACCGCCGGAATCTTCGGATATTCACATCTCTTTGGTGGATATGCTGGCGCACAGGCTGAGTATGTTCGCATTCCCTTTGCCGATCATGGCTGTGTTAAAGTTCCCGATGGCATGACTGATGAGCAAGCATTACCGATTTCGGATGCTTTCCCGACTGGATACATGGGCGCAGATATGTGTGATATCAAGCCCGGAGATGTTGTTGCAGTTTGGGGATGTGGGCCAGTTGGATTGTTTGCGATTAGAAGTGCGTATCTGTTGGGCGCAGAGAAAGTGATTGGGATCGATCGCTTCCCCGAACGCTTAGCAATGGCAAAAGTCCAATGTGGTGCAGAAATCATTAACTACGAAGAAGTTGATGCAGGCGATGCACTGAAAGAAATGACAGGCGGACGCGGGCCGGATGCCTGTATCGATGCGGTCGGGCTAGAAGCGCATGGAACCGGATTGATGGGACTGTACGACGAAGTGAAACAGAGCGTTCGGCTGGAAACCGATCGACCCCACATTCTGCGCCAAATGATTGTTGCCTGCCGCAAAGGTGGCGTGATTTCGGTGATGGGTGTGTATGCCGGATTTATCGATAAGCTACCGATGGGAGCCGCCTTTAACAAAGGTCTCACCTTCAAAATGGGACAAATGCACGGACAGCGCTATATGCCCAAGCTGATTGATCACGTCCTCAAGGGTGACATTGATCCAGCATTTGCTTTCTCACATCATATGCCGCTTACCGAAGCGAAGCAGGCTTATGAAATGTTCAAGCACAAGACCGATAAATGTATCAAGATTCTTCTGAAACCGTAA
- a CDS encoding glutathione-dependent formaldehyde dehydrogenase, producing the protein MRALCWHGALDVRVDNVPDPKILNPRDAIVKITSTAICGSDLHLYDGFIPTVQSGDILGHEFMGEIVELGSAVKNLNIGDRVVVPFTIACGNCYFCQTDLWSLCDNSNPNAWMIEPLYGTSPAGLFGYSHFFGGYAGGQAEYARVPFADTGLFKVPSELTDEQVLFLTDIFPTGYMAAEHCDIKPGHTIAVWGCGPVGQFAIKSAFLLGAERVIAIDRVPERLEMAKTQCGAEVLNYEEVDVGDALKEMTGGRGPDSVIDAVGLESHGTSIDYWADRVKQAARLETDRPIALRQALVACSKGGTVSIPGVYGGFLDKIPMGAAFNKGLTFKMGQTHVHRYLKPLIEHIQRGDIDPSFVITHTLPLDQAPHGYEIFKQKKDNCIKVVLKP; encoded by the coding sequence ATGAGAGCTTTGTGCTGGCATGGTGCGCTCGATGTTCGCGTTGACAATGTTCCTGATCCAAAGATTTTGAATCCGCGTGATGCGATCGTGAAGATCACATCAACTGCGATCTGTGGCTCTGATCTCCACCTCTACGATGGTTTTATTCCCACTGTGCAATCTGGTGATATTCTCGGTCACGAATTCATGGGCGAGATTGTTGAACTGGGGTCTGCGGTCAAGAATCTCAACATTGGCGATCGTGTCGTAGTTCCTTTTACGATCGCCTGTGGCAATTGCTACTTTTGCCAAACCGATCTGTGGTCGCTGTGCGATAACTCAAATCCAAACGCCTGGATGATTGAACCTTTGTATGGAACTTCTCCGGCTGGATTGTTTGGTTATTCGCATTTCTTTGGCGGGTATGCAGGTGGACAGGCTGAGTATGCACGGGTTCCGTTTGCTGATACCGGATTGTTCAAAGTTCCGTCGGAACTGACTGATGAACAAGTGCTGTTCTTGACTGACATTTTCCCAACCGGATACATGGCAGCAGAACATTGCGACATCAAACCGGGACACACCATTGCGGTTTGGGGCTGTGGCCCTGTGGGTCAGTTTGCGATTAAGAGTGCGTTTCTGCTAGGTGCAGAGCGAGTGATCGCGATCGACCGAGTGCCCGAACGCTTAGAAATGGCGAAAACTCAGTGCGGTGCGGAAGTGCTGAACTATGAGGAAGTTGATGTCGGGGACGCGCTGAAAGAGATGACAGGCGGACGCGGGCCGGATTCTGTGATTGATGCAGTAGGTTTAGAGTCACACGGAACCAGCATCGATTACTGGGCGGATCGAGTCAAGCAAGCCGCTCGACTGGAGACCGATCGACCGATCGCGCTGCGTCAAGCGCTGGTTGCTTGTAGCAAAGGTGGAACAGTTTCGATTCCGGGTGTGTATGGCGGTTTCCTCGATAAAATTCCGATGGGAGCGGCGTTTAACAAAGGGCTAACGTTCAAAATGGGACAAACCCATGTGCATCGTTATCTCAAGCCTTTGATTGAACACATTCAGCGCGGCGACATTGATCCGTCCTTTGTGATCACACACACGCTACCTTTGGATCAAGCTCCGCATGGTTATGAGATCTTCAAACAGAAGAAAGATAACTGTATCAAAGTGGTGCTGAAGCCTTAG
- a CDS encoding aldo/keto reductase, producing the protein MATESISLGRTSLSVPPLCIGTWAWGDSLFWSYGKDYTEADLKQAFENAIASGVTFFDTAEIYGLGKSEQFLGQFMRQTDQSVQIATKYMPLPWRFSAQAVHDAVTESLKRLGVSSVALYQVHMPFDFFMGKKTLMEALAEEVKQGRIGAIGVSNYSADQMREAQGYLAAKGVPLAVNQVRYSLLHRGIEVNGILATAKELGVTILAYSPLAQGLLTGKYKPENADSVTGARKLDPKFSRQGLEKLMPLIDRLTEIGAKHDRTPAQVALNWLIAQGNVIPIPGAKNASQAKQNAGAIGWDLEPEEVTQLDLLTRSYQK; encoded by the coding sequence GTGGCTACTGAATCGATTTCATTAGGCAGAACGAGTCTGTCGGTTCCGCCGCTCTGTATTGGAACTTGGGCTTGGGGTGATTCGCTGTTCTGGAGTTATGGCAAAGATTACACCGAAGCTGATCTGAAGCAGGCGTTTGAAAATGCGATCGCGTCAGGTGTGACTTTCTTTGATACGGCTGAGATTTACGGGTTAGGTAAGTCTGAGCAATTCTTAGGTCAGTTTATGCGGCAGACTGATCAGTCTGTTCAAATCGCGACCAAATATATGCCGTTACCCTGGCGGTTTAGCGCTCAAGCCGTACATGATGCGGTGACAGAAAGCCTCAAGCGCTTAGGAGTCAGTTCGGTCGCACTGTATCAAGTGCATATGCCGTTTGACTTTTTCATGGGTAAGAAAACGCTGATGGAAGCACTCGCCGAGGAAGTCAAGCAAGGAAGAATTGGCGCGATCGGGGTGAGCAACTATTCCGCCGATCAAATGCGGGAGGCACAAGGGTATTTGGCAGCAAAAGGGGTTCCGTTAGCGGTAAATCAGGTGCGCTATTCCCTGCTACACCGGGGAATTGAAGTCAACGGAATTCTGGCGACCGCTAAAGAGTTGGGCGTGACAATTCTCGCGTATAGTCCACTTGCACAAGGTTTACTCACCGGAAAATATAAGCCCGAAAATGCTGATTCTGTCACTGGAGCGCGAAAGCTCGATCCGAAATTTAGTCGTCAGGGCTTGGAAAAACTGATGCCTTTGATCGATCGTCTCACCGAAATCGGCGCGAAGCACGATCGAACTCCAGCGCAAGTTGCCCTAAATTGGTTGATTGCTCAGGGAAATGTAATTCCAATTCCGGGCGCGAAAAATGCGAGTCAGGCAAAACAAAACGCAGGCGCGATCGGTTGGGATTTGGAGCCAGAAGAAGTAACGCAGCTTGATTTGTTGACGCGATCGTATCAGAAGTAA